A genomic window from Cloacibacillus evryensis DSM 19522 includes:
- a CDS encoding class I SAM-dependent rRNA methyltransferase, whose product MTSMKKSLRRAVLNDGGAERVKQRHPWLFRGNLIQAPVCAPGDIIPFADKKGLVLGWGLWSEGALCIRVLSFGGHEPDQMELLRRRVERALAVRKCWCAGEESFRWVHGEGDRLPGISADLYGDVLSLQLSVMGWYRHADEVAKVFRKVKKLSAVILRNDTRHLEKEGIPREVKPLLGEMPEGPLKVKIGGTYELVDIAGGQKTGAYLDVRHVPALLDPVYEGAKVLDCFSYQGHFTLHALGRGAAEVTAIDQSQAALDRAKENLSINGLPEEKVTFRCGNAFDIMREIDADRARYDIVIMDPPPFSPARGQLDSARRGYKELAVRGFRRLGPGGHLLFLSCSHAFTRDMLLDTLNDAARDAGAVCRIVHEIHQPQDHPALLGVPETDYLKGFVMGVED is encoded by the coding sequence ATGACGTCAATGAAAAAATCACTGCGCCGCGCCGTTCTGAACGACGGCGGTGCCGAGCGCGTAAAACAGCGCCATCCGTGGCTCTTCAGAGGCAATCTGATCCAGGCCCCGGTCTGCGCCCCCGGCGACATCATCCCCTTCGCCGACAAAAAAGGATTGGTGCTGGGCTGGGGGCTTTGGAGCGAGGGCGCGCTCTGCATCCGCGTCCTCTCCTTTGGCGGCCATGAGCCGGACCAGATGGAGCTGCTGCGCCGCCGCGTCGAACGCGCGCTCGCGGTGCGCAAGTGCTGGTGCGCCGGCGAGGAATCCTTCCGCTGGGTACACGGCGAGGGGGACCGGCTTCCGGGCATTTCCGCCGACCTGTACGGGGACGTCCTGTCGCTGCAGCTTTCGGTGATGGGATGGTACCGCCACGCCGACGAGGTGGCTAAGGTCTTCCGCAAGGTAAAGAAACTGTCCGCCGTCATCCTGCGCAACGACACGAGGCATCTGGAAAAAGAGGGAATCCCGCGCGAGGTCAAGCCGCTGCTCGGCGAAATGCCGGAGGGTCCGCTCAAGGTGAAGATCGGCGGCACGTATGAGCTCGTCGATATCGCGGGCGGACAGAAGACCGGCGCCTATCTTGACGTCCGTCATGTTCCGGCTTTGCTCGACCCTGTCTACGAGGGGGCGAAGGTGCTCGACTGTTTTTCGTATCAGGGACATTTCACCCTTCACGCCCTCGGCAGGGGAGCGGCGGAGGTCACGGCGATAGATCAGTCGCAGGCCGCGCTCGACCGTGCGAAGGAGAATCTCTCCATCAACGGCCTGCCCGAGGAAAAGGTGACTTTCCGCTGCGGCAACGCCTTCGATATAATGCGCGAGATCGACGCCGACCGCGCGCGGTATGACATCGTGATAATGGACCCGCCGCCCTTCTCGCCGGCGCGCGGGCAGCTTGATTCGGCGCGCCGCGGGTATAAGGAGCTTGCCGTGCGCGGTTTCAGACGGCTGGGACCGGGAGGGCATCTTCTTTTTTTGTCATGCAGCCACGCCTTTACGCGGGATATGCTGCTTGACACGCTGAACGACGCGGCGAGGGACGCGGGCGCGGTCTGCCGCATCGTACATGAGATACACCAGCCTCAGGACCACCCGGCGCTCCTCGGAGTCCCGGAGACGGACTATCTGAAGGG
- the folE2 gene encoding GTP cyclohydrolase FolE2, translating into MRDVQNESDNRNMAIDRVGIRDLSWPISVPDRTNGTQETVAQVSLSVSLPRDYRGTHMSRFIEVLGAQEKSVTFHNMEGLLMTLKERLQARDAHAVFEFPYFIMKEAPVSGAKGRLRCDVRFEAALCGDDFDLVTTVTSPVQTLCPCSKEISEFGAHNQRAHAVMEVRLSGFVWLEEFVRMADDCASAPIYSLLKREDEKYVTERAYSNPRFVEDSVRELALAMQADERVLWYRVSVTSHESIHNHDAFAVIERDKRI; encoded by the coding sequence ATGCGTGACGTACAGAACGAGAGCGACAACAGAAATATGGCGATCGACCGCGTCGGTATCCGCGACCTCTCGTGGCCGATTTCGGTGCCGGACCGCACGAACGGCACGCAGGAGACGGTCGCTCAGGTGAGCCTCTCCGTCTCGCTGCCGCGGGACTACCGCGGCACGCATATGAGCCGTTTCATCGAGGTCCTGGGGGCGCAGGAAAAGAGCGTCACCTTCCATAATATGGAGGGACTTTTAATGACGCTCAAAGAGCGCCTGCAGGCGCGCGACGCGCACGCCGTCTTTGAATTTCCGTACTTCATCATGAAGGAGGCCCCCGTGAGCGGCGCGAAGGGGCGGCTGCGCTGCGACGTCCGTTTTGAGGCGGCGCTTTGCGGCGATGATTTCGACCTGGTGACGACGGTGACTTCCCCCGTTCAGACGCTCTGTCCCTGTTCTAAGGAGATTTCAGAATTTGGGGCGCACAATCAGCGCGCGCACGCGGTGATGGAGGTGCGCCTTTCCGGCTTCGTCTGGCTGGAGGAGTTTGTGCGGATGGCTGACGACTGCGCCTCGGCGCCGATATACAGTCTGCTCAAACGCGAGGACGAGAAATATGTGACGGAACGCGCTTACTCGAATCCGCGCTTCGTCGAGGATTCCGTGCGCGAGCTCGCGCTCGCGATGCAGGCCGACGAGCGGGTGCTCTGGTACAGAGTATCCGTGACGAGCCACGAAAGTATTCACAATCACGACGCTTTTGCCGTGATAGAGAGGGATAAACGCATATGA
- the queD gene encoding 6-carboxytetrahydropterin synthase QueD, whose translation MLLCRDFKFDAAHNLIHYHGKCERLHGHTYHLRVTLEGAPDAEGMIFDFVDLKKTVNELVLSKLDHAYINDILPQPTAEYIAIWIFRELDGPLARGNCRLSEIRLWETESSSVICRREDVKDA comes from the coding sequence ATGTTACTGTGCCGTGATTTCAAGTTTGATGCAGCACATAACCTTATACACTATCATGGAAAGTGTGAGCGCCTTCACGGCCATACTTATCATTTGCGGGTGACGCTGGAGGGCGCGCCCGACGCCGAGGGGATGATCTTCGATTTTGTCGATCTGAAAAAGACCGTTAACGAACTCGTGCTCTCAAAACTTGACCACGCCTATATAAACGATATCCTGCCGCAGCCCACCGCGGAGTATATCGCTATCTGGATCTTCCGGGAGCTCGACGGGCCGCTTGCGCGCGGCAACTGCCGGCTTTCTGAGATAAGGCTCTGGGAGACGGAGAGCTCGTCCGTCATCTGCCGCCGCGAGGATGTAAAAGATGCGTGA